TCCCCAGTATCATAATAAGAAGAATAGTAATTCCATAATAAAGAAAGAATGTTCTGAACAGTCAAACAGCGTTCtcaccaaacatttttagaacatgttCAATCATCCTACCTTGAAGAACATttaaagaagattttttttaaacgatTACAAGCGACAGTTTTCCTCTGGGGTGTCAGACACAAGATTGGCATCGATAATTTGATCCAAGTCTTGGCGACAAAATGCgtaagaagaagaaagttttaACTTACATCTAAGGGGAGCTTGATTCAGTCTGATCTTTCCACAATGATCAATCCTGTGGAAGCAGTAGAAAGAGACAAATGAACAAAGGAGCCAAAGCATGCATTGACGTACACTTGGTTTGATGTCTCTCTACACActgataaaatgaaatatacttGAAAATTTCCAGTTTCCATTTGGGGTCCCGCAGACCATCGGACAGCAGCTTCAGTGCtaagtctcctggatggttgaagctcaggtccagctctttCAGGTGTGAAGGGTTGTTGCTCAGAGCTGAAGCCAGGAAAGCAAAGCCCTCCTCTGTGATCAGACATCCTGACAACCTGCACACAAAGCTTCAGGTTAGACTCACGCCTTCGTTAGTAACAGACGCTGAAACTACAAGCTAATATCAACTGCATGATTGAGAGGTTCACCTTCAGGCTCTGCTCAGTTTCTACCACAGGGAGAAGGCAAGTGCTGGAACTAATGTTGAGTAAATTGTTGaccattttcttcatttattaattAGTTGTCTGGTGCATAAAACGGTTAAACATGTGTTTCCAAAAACCCAACACGATGTTCTCAAATGTGTGGTTTTGTCCACAATCCGAAAATATTCAGTTCACTGTCATAGTGGaataaagaaaccagaaaatattcaaatttaagaagcaTGAATAAGAAAAATTacacttcttttctttaaaaatgacttaaatcgATAAGCAAAATTCAATACTGACATCTTCACTCCACTACTTAAAACAATAGAGGATGACCTTCTTCGCTGGATGAAACTACCACAATCCATTTCAGGTAGAATAGCAATCATTAAAATGACAAtccttccaaaaataaattaccttTTTTCAATGATCCCAATCCATCCCACTCTCACCTGGTATAACTCCCTAGACTCAATAATCACTAAGTTctattggaaaaataaaacaccaaggATCAAATTAACCACTCTTCAAAAGCCAAAATTACTGGGTGGATTAGATGcgccacattttttttattcccatgggtatactttttttttaatctttaagataagataagatagactttattaatctcacaaaggagaaatttaacattacagggctcttagaaacaaaaaacagaggagtgcaaaagtcacgaaagtgcaagaacaagataataaatattgcacataataacaactacacagtagtgttatacagtctgatggcagtggggatgaaggacctgtggtagcgctccttcttgcactgagggtgtctgagtctcgtgctaaaggagctgctcagctccactacagtccggtgcagtgggtgggagctgttgtccatgatggacaTATATATgggtatatgtgtgtatgtgtatatatatgtattaaaAAAAGGTAATAATCATGGAGCAAATAACACACACAAGCTATAGACAGATTATTGGTTTGGTTGATATTatgtcattttggttgtttttatctGACTCGATACTCAGCATTTTTCAGATAATCAATatcacacttgttttttttaaaactgatctgataaaagaaaaaacacattcaacttaaaatgcACCATTTTTTGCTCTAATTCTTTATCTGTAGTCATTACTCTGTTGTCTCCAACATGTCCCGTTCACAGCACTATCTGGTTACATGACACAAGCAACGATGTATCAGTATTGAAGGAATAATGTCGACAAGTTCTCTTTTCATGAAGCATATTTAAGTTATAAATAAACAAgggaaattcaacaaaaaaaaggaaaaataatcaGGAAATAGCATATGCTTTAGCTTGTTTATATTTCCTTAAACTACTTATAGTCAGTTTAGATGGTGCTAAACTTGGATGTAGCATTTGGATCCCTTCAAAGTGGAGAGAGGGGAATTGTTCGGGTTCAACATTTGCATCCAAGAAGgtcaatgttgttgttttatcaaTAGAAACAAACAGGCCTGCCTTATTGCAAGATGTAAATCTTTTTCAGACCTTTCAGCCTGCAGGTTACTGCtttgaggttgttgttgtttcctgccGCAAaggacattttgaaaatgattaCTTATTCACCAAATactgacctgagagtctccaGCTCACACTGTGGACTCTTGAGTCCCTCAGAGAGCAGCTTTACTCCTTCATTGTGCAGGTCGTTGTTGCTCAGGTCCAGTTCTCTCAGATTACAGGTGTTGGAGGTTAAAACTGAAGCCAGAACTTCACAGCTTCTCGATGAGAGGTTACAGCTGCTCAGCCTGAAGAAAAAAAGGGTGAATACAAAGCATAAAGTGAACATAACTTAACTAAAGCCTCCATTTGTGCACCTACAGAGATGTTTTGGATGCTTTGATCACTGGCAGCAGCCACTGAAGTCCATCCTTAGAAGTAGAGAacttcttcaggtcaaacacgtccagGTCTTTCCgcgatgacagtaagatgaagacgAGCGCTGACCACTGAGAAGGAGTGAGTTTGTTTTCACTGAAGCTCCCTGATCTCAGAtactgttggatctcctccaccaGAGAATGGTCATttagttcattcagacagtgaaacagattgatgcttctctctggaGAGGGATTGTCCCTGATCTTCCTCTTGATGTTCTGCACCAGCACGTCTTTGATCTGTGGTTTGCTTCTTGTCTTCTTCAGAAGGCCTCGTAGGAGCATCTGATTGGTATccagtgacagacccaggaggaagcaaatgaacaagtccaggtgtccatTTGGACTCTGTAAAGCCTTGTCCACTGCCCTCTGGTAGAGGTGCTTTAATCTAGTTGCATGTCGCAGTGGCAACCTTCTTCTTGTCAGCAGATTGACACCACTGTTGATGAACATCAGGAAGACATAAagtgcagccagaaactcctgaatgcTCAGATGGACAAAACAGAACACCCTCTCCTGGTTCAACCCTCGCTCCTCTCTGAAGATCTCTGTGAACAGTCCTGAGTAGACTAATGCAGCTTTTATGTCAAGGCCACACTCTTTCAGATCTGcttcatagaagatcaggtgtCCTTTCTCCAGCTGCTCAAACGCCAGTTTTCCCATGGCAAGAATGATCTTCTTGGTTTCTGTGTTCCACACTGAATCCGTCTCAGTTTTTCCGAGATACTTGACATTGCCCTGTTTGGTCTGAACCAGCAGAAAGTGGatgtacatctcagtcaggTTGTGGGGAAGCTCTGctttctctttgatcctcaaCACGTggtccagaactgtagcagtgatccagcagaacactgggatgtggcacatgatgtggaggcttctgGATGTCTTGATGTGGGAGATGATCCTGCTGgtctgctcctcatctctggatctcttcctgaagtactcgtccttctgtgggtcggtgaaccctctgacctccgtcaccatgtcaACACactcaggagggatctgattggctgctgcaggtcgtgtggttatccagaggcgagcagagggaagcagcttccccctgatcaggtttgtcagcagcacatccactgaggtggactctgtaacatcaTACAGGatctcattgttgtggaagtccagaggaaggcgacactcatccagaccgtcaaagatgaacacaacctggaagtccttgaagctgcagattcctgctTCTTTGATGTCAGTGAACATGTGATGTAGAAGCTCCACCAAACTGTAATTCTTAGCTTTCAGCAGACTGAGCTCTCGGAAGGTGAATGGGAATATAAACTGTATGTTGTGGTTAGCTTtttcttcagcccagtccaaagtaaacttctgtgttaagactgttttcccgatgccagccactccctttgtCACCAGTGTTCTGACTGGTTCGTCTCTTCCAGGTAaaggtttaaaaatgtcctcGCATCTGATGGTGGTTTCTGGACTTTGTGGTTTCCAGGATGCTGCTTCGATCTGTTGGACCTCGTGTTGATCGTTGACTTCTCTACTGTCGCCCTCGGTGATGTGCAGCTCGGTGTAGATCTGGTTTAGAAGAGTTGGGTTTCCTGCTTGGGCAATGCCCTCAAACAAACACTGGAACTTTTTCCTTAGGGTAGATTTTAATCTACGTTGGCAAATTGCAGCACAAGATTCTGAAAAAAACCAACAGATATTAGGTCAGTGGATTTGAGGTAAATATGTGAACTGACTGCAAACATTCCTCGGAGTTCTGGTTTGTGAAATGGACTATTATTGAAAGTCACTCAGATATTCTATACCCATATTAACAATGCACATTGTGATCATTTATTCTGCTCTTTATTTGATGCACAAGgtgatcaaaaagttctggGACTGTTAGTGGAGCATGTCACGATCATATGTGGGCAACATGTGCGGGAATCAGCTGTCACGAGTCAGGAGATCACATGTACTGCCAACATCAAAACCTGTGCTACAGATGTTTGGTAGCCTCTGACTAACAGTAGGtgcacatttttgatttttctgtggACTTAAAACATTCACAGAGAGCTAACATCACAATCTGTGCAATCAACCTTCATGTGGAGGATCATCTCTGGTGATAAGAGGAGGGTCTGTGGCTACCACTAAGAGAAGAAACAACAGTTTTCACAGCAAAAGAGTTGCAGTCTTAAGACATGGACAAGCTGTATCGGATCAGCAGTACCAGGATCACGCTCACTGTTTTCTTTGACTGTTGACTGTTTGACCTCCATTATTAAATTTCCAACcacagtcattttgcacaaatgaGTGAGATGCGATCACGTTAGTCCGATCATGCACAGGTTTTCACCTTGCTCTACCTCCTTGATTGGTCCCTTGTGACTTCCCCCTCTTCCCCGAAATGAATTTCAAGTTGAAAGGTTGTCTTATTGACACAGTTTAGGAGGATTCAGTAGATGTAGAGGATTTAGTACTCGTCACAGATGGTGCTTGTGCCAAAAAGCACTTCAGATTTCCTTCCATGGTTATCAAATTAAGAAAATACAGAGCAGTAGCGACTGTAGATGGCTTGGTGACTGTTGTTGTCTGCATGTCTAATTTTAACTAACAGCACTTGCAGTTTACTGGGAGTGATGTAACCCTGCACAGGGAGAAAACATTGATGGAAATGGTGGCCAAATTTAGATCAAGTacagtttcagatttttaatggcaCAGTCTCAGCACTTTTTGATCATCCTTGTAAGATGTTTGGGATGACTGAGatcaagtttttgtcatttaaaggaGAAATAATGTTGTACAGAACCATCCACTTCATGAGGAGTTTAAGATAATGTCCACaagctgctgttttcaggcaTCTAAAAGACTGCATGTCTCTTTTATTCCTTGTACTGTTGATATGCTTCATGGAAATAAGcacctctgctgtgtttttcctGTCTTGTGTTAAGGAAAAATTGTCGGTAATAGGTCATTTCCAACCAACATACAGAAGGTCATCCCTTGACTCCAATTGgagacacacagaagcacaccaactgctcagacagacaactatttgctgatatagcaacaacaacaaggttagatcctgcctcttttctctttcagacAGTATAAACCCTGCAAGGACAGAGAGACTCCTCAGAGTTGATACTGACAATGCACTTGTTATGTCAATTCTCCTGAATTcagtaaagcatttttctctacATCAGTCATCTGAGTGTTCCTGAGTTCGCCTCCGGTGTTTCCTCACCTGACATCGCAGAAATTCCCTAACATCTTGACATATTAGCACATCTGCATTTGGTATGGTTTTGTGTTCGCTGAACAAATTTCCCCCAATGGGACAAAACATTACTCTTGAACATTGAATGCAGATGAATCTAGAGCACTAAGCTGAGACAGATTAATTCTACATTTGAGAAACGAGTTAAATTtatcttactgctctgcagagaCTCAGCCAGCTGCTCATGCTTCTGTTTCCTCAGGAAGTTCAGTGTGATTTTCAGAAGtgcatttctgctgctgcttgtttgctCTTCTTCTCCAGGCGTGTCATCATCGTCCTCTCTCAGCGTCTCTGAACCTCCACAAAATTCTGGACTCAGGATTTTCTTGAATTTCTTCAGTTCACTTCTCGtgaaattaattatttcctCCTCAAGCACCTACAAGAATACAGAGCAGCAGTTACATTTTTCTCACAGTGATGGAAGCAAAGATTTCCATCCACCTGTCCTGAACACTCATCTGACAGCTGAAATATGAAAACTGTTTTCAAGTAAATCTGTAGCCAAACCAAAGCAGGCTTTCTGCTCCTTGTAGATTCAGaagatttgtgaaaaaaaaacacattatgaaGCCAGACTGGACTTGAACACAGATATTGTATTATTGTATCTGATCTAATGTTATATGATGGTACTTTGGATTTATTGATGCCACATTTAATAGCTGACCTCATAGAATAAGATCAATAGTCAAATAGagaaattaaaccatttcttgaaaatcttttcaaaaaaaatcagctgcttGTCTTTACTGAGGGTGGAGACGTTAACCAGACATGCTTTTTTCAAACTAACCAGGTAAATCTCACCCTTCACAGTGCTCCTAGACAGGAAACATTGAGTCTGCAATGAATAATAGGCTTTTAACCATTAAATTAGTACTTCAACTATTTTGAAAATTCATTAATTGACTTGAACAGTGAAAATTATGATTCCCAGCTcttaaatattttctggttttgttgctcctctgtgacagtaaattgAACATCTTTGGATTGTGGACAACAAGACGTTTGAGGACGTCATGTCGGGCACCGacgcttttttgttttttttttaccttttttctgctattttataTACCAAACAACTAATCGAAATAATGAACAATAATGCTGAGCCAAGTGAGCATCGTTCTAATTAGAGGAACTAGTTTCAAATGGAATACAATTAATAAGGAAAGTTTTGCTGATTGGTATCATGAATGTTTATTATCCCAGAAAGAATAACTTTGAAGCCGATCAAACAGATCTTTGTGaagacattttgtgtcacacCAGGAGGAAAAATCCACGTGAGATTAATTTCCCTCATGATGACTCACTTCATTATCTGTCAAACTGGACAATACAGGTACCACATTATAGAACATTATTCATCAAATAAAGTCTTAAAATATTACATGGCAAAGGAAAAACATTCTCAAAAGAACATTCAGAATGTTTTAGGAAGAAAGTCTTTAGGGAACTTTATCCTGACTTAAGAGGAACATTCTGGGTACCTAAGTAAAACGTCCCAGTGGAAATATTACGAGATATTTGCAGGACTTTCTCTGAATTTTCATAGAACAGCTGTCATGAAGTTTATCCATCAAGGAGCTCCTGtcagttcattttcttttctgtagTTAGAACCAACACCTGATTTGTTGTCGTATGAAAGCTGCTGATCAGTTTTTCACTGCTGTCTGTTAGTGTTTGATGTGTGTAGTTTTAGGCATTTGGTGGTAGACTTTGTGAAAGAACGAGGATGCCTTACAGTCAGTAGACTCAGTGCAGCTTTTTGACTGTTCATTTGGACTATTTCTTGATGAACTTTCTGTAGAAGGCAGGTTTTTACAGATCCTGCTCTGTAACATACTTTTTTGCTGTGTAAAAGTGGATCATTCATGCCCGCTTAAGAAGCTTAAAGTTAATTAAGTAACCTGGTGCTAAAATCACCAGTACAGTTTGCATGTTGTTAAAGGGCGTCATTTGACGTTGAAAACTATGCAGGTAAGGAACTTCTTTTCTCTTGTAAAGCCAAAAGATACGGAAGCAATTTCTGATAAAGTTTAAATCCCACTTTAATACAGTTTGACTTCATATTGTTTTGGCCAAAGCGGGGTAAACTCATGTAGTTACAGCTCTCCAGCAACATACCATGAGGagtgttttggttttgtaaaagaaaaggaCTAAAGAATGAAGTCTAACCGGTTTTTCTAGGAAATGCTTTTCTGATTAACTTTCCAATCTTTAAAAAAGATCAGTACATCTTTATTTGTTGTCTCCAGCAGAGACTTTCTGGTGATGAAAGAGAGATaataatagaaaatgacaaTTAAACAAAGGGCTGCCGCTGGATAATACATGAAAGAGCCTTTATATACTGTAGTCAAAGCAGTGACAGCTGTCTGTAAAGGACGtaatgcaaaaatgtatttattatgaaCCACATCAAAAGCCTGAGATGTATTTACCTGcactttaatgtcaaaatgCGTCTCTGTAGTGACTGAGACATTCTTTTAAGATCTCTGTCGTGTCTTTTAGCTCATTGTTTGGAATTAACTACCTGTAACTTCACACTCACGGCTGTTGttagttaaaaacaaaagctgatAAAAAATCCACAGCAAACTCCTGCTGAGAAGAGTTGCATCAGTGCACacttctgtttttatgttgacAGAAACCAAACAGACCAAATGACACATGAGGGACCTTCACTTTAGCCAATGAGGAAACTGTCAGGGTTTATTGAACATGTTTAAATATGAGGGACTTTCCAGATGTACTTACTGATGAGGAGCTTTGTCATCACCGGGGTGTgaataagaaacattttaaagagcTCTGAGTGCCACTAGGGTAGAAAAGGGCTATTtaaatccatttaaaatcagatttatgtaaaaattaacaataaaagataacttatttatttaaattatgggATGAACAGTGATATTGACATCATCATAGGTATAAAtacttcaaaatgaaaaattatctGGCAAGCAAACAAGTGTTAGATAAAAATTAACATGTTTTATACAGAAGAAGCAGTTTTCTTATTCTGTATTTTATATCTGCAGCTGCCATTGGATTATCATGATTAGAGTTTGTTcaacaatattttaattttacaacATGAGAGACCTGATAACcctaaaaaaaatgatgttattCAGTCGGAATCGGCCAAAAAGAGTTGGAAAGTCACGGATTATGCAACTAATTTAGTGTCTGAGTAGcgtaaaattgaatttaaatgtaggaaaaagctagcctagccgcgctagacccatgttctaaaggcacaagggtctaggagcgctcgacagggagggaggcgggctaaaaggttgtctatcaaatcactctgcagcaactgggtaggtatacaaccaatcaacgcaacgaataggctgacggagttcctagagcgccggcggattgtggctaagtcccgttagcttcccaaccagcggagccaactggtatattaaggatttgccatatcccatcggcataagtccaaatacgtctttcttctcaatgaaacacttcagtgctgtcctttgtttatctttcaagttgaattttagcttcaaatctttaagggctgtggccaaagccgagtccaaagataactgtttattgtgcgccggttgtttctgtccgaattgtcacgcctctgtcgtcacttagttacgcccgccttctgactcgacacttcatggtgattggtccggccagttttaggagaatccagcctcgagccttatggagggtaactagacccaccctggcagagaattaaattcgttgccgtgggttgtctagcgcggctaggctaggaaaaAGCTGCATTCTTACCATGAAAACAGAGTCCAGATGTGCTTGACGTCGATCACCAAGAACCTCTGAGTTCTTCTGGTCAGTGTGGGGAGGAGTGTGAgcaaaactgaacagaaaatgaagagTTGTAGGAAAGTCAAAGGAGAGCATTAAACTGAATTTATACTTTATATGAACCACTGTAGATGAATGTTTGGACTAGCATTGGCACAGACTTCATGAGTTTTCTCTCTAGCTCTCTTTATATTCACACAGCTGTTTACTTATTAACAACAACATTCAACACTTTAAATATCAGCCTGTCTGAAAATACACAACATTCATCGCATCCACTTGCACAAAAATCAGTTTGTGTCTGAGAAgtgacacaaataaatgtttttgaagtgttttaaaactgtgtttttcgGTTTTTACAAGAGAAAAGACTTGAAACTGGTTTGGTTTACTAAATTTATGTGTGATTACCTGATATTTTCTACAGCAGATTCTGAACTTAGATAAGAATGTGAGAAAACAACAGCTTCAGGGCAAACGTGTCTAActatgctttttattttttaattcttaaGATTGAGAGCAATCCAAAACTTGCCAGGATACTAAAACTCAGTCTTTGCCTGTAACACACACTCCTTAACTGTGTCCATTCACAGAGAGAACGAATGCTATTATTACACCAAGTTACAGAATTCATCTTAATACTGTACAGGACAAACTTTTACCTAAACTGTTTTTCTACTAAAATAAAGTGTCTAAAGTGTTAAACTGTCACTCAAATGTCCTCTCACTGGTCTACTTGTTGTTACACTGAGCCTGTAATCTGCTCTGTAATGATGCGTTTACAGATTAGATTAATTTCCTTAAATAGCAGCTTCTAAGAATAAACTAGTTACCGTAACAGCTGGTTCAACCGGTTTCGGTGTTATTTGTTTCCTTAGTGCTACAGACTTTAAATGCACTTCCTGGAATGGATGATTCAACTAAAGTCAACATCAAATGTCTGCTATGTTTTAAAAGTTGTACCATTCATTAACAGAGTGGTATCGCTAACTGAACTTTGGATTGTCTTGTTTAATTTGGCTTCAACAGATTAAACATCCAAAATCCAGGTTATGAATTTGCTTTAAATGCTCACATGTGCTGATCAGAGTCGCCTCCATCCTTGAACTCAATCGGTTGACGTTTAGATGCGTCACTTTTCATGGACAGACAGCCGGGTGCAGGAGAATCTGGTCTCTTCTGGTTCTTTTGGCTTCAACACAACATAGACATTTTACTTCAAACTTCAGTTTGTAAACTGAACTTGATTTCACAGTTCAGCAAAGTTGtatgaacaaaagcaaacattaaATTCTCACATGTGCTGATCAGAGTCGCCTCCATCCTTAAATTCAATCGGCTGGCGTTTAGACGCATCACTTTTCATGGACAAACAGCTGGGTGCAGGAGAATCTGGTCTCTTCTGGTTCTCCTGACTTCAACACAGCATAAACACTTTTACTTCAAACTTCAGGTTATGAAATTTAATAGGTGAAGAAGTGCTCAGATCTTGTACAGCACAGAAATATTCCTACAGTTTTTCAGTCATCAAGGACATGCAGTGGATTAAAAAGTGCAGCATTTCCTCTCTGAAATGTGAGGAAAAGTGGAAGTTTGAAGTAGCAGAAACTGAAAGCCTACTTaagtgaaaaatgtgattaaatagTGTCATAAAcgtcacaaaaacaaacattaaacgCTCACGTCTGCTGATCAGAGTCGCCTCCATCCTTGAATTCAATCGGTTGACGTTTAGATGCGTCACTTTTCATGGACAGACAGCTGGGTGCAGGAGAGTCTGGTCTCTCCTGGTTCTTTTGGCTTTAACACAAGAGGTTAACTTGATTTTAGATTTTGGAAAACAACAATTACCAGTTAAAGATCTCTTCATCTCACCTGTTGACTCTGGTCTGGGTGTCATTTTGCCCAAACAGAGCTGCTTTGGAGGTAAAAACTCCATCCTCCATCTCCTCACTCATTGTTGAGGCTTTACAGAGAGAAACTGGGTTGATTTACTGCAGCAAAACTTCATTAAAAGACCAGTCAGCTcaataaatgtgaataaaatcaGCAGTGTGGGAGTCAAAGAGTTCACCAGACACTTAATATGTAGTTTGAGAATCTTACCTGCCAAACTCACATC
This genomic interval from Acanthochromis polyacanthus isolate Apoly-LR-REF ecotype Palm Island chromosome 2, KAUST_Apoly_ChrSc, whole genome shotgun sequence contains the following:
- the LOC110951638 gene encoding NACHT, LRR and PYD domains-containing protein 12-like, which translates into the protein MSEEMEDGVFTSKAALFGQNDTQTRVNSQKNQERPDSPAPSCLSMKSDASKRQPIEFKDGGDSDQQTQENQKRPDSPAPSCLSMKSDASKRQPIEFKDGGDSDQHTDQKNSEVLGDRRQAHLDSVFMVLEEEIINFTRSELKKFKKILSPEFCGGSETLREDDDDTPGEEEQTSSSRNALLKITLNFLRKQKHEQLAESLQSKSCAAICQRRLKSTLRKKFQCLFEGIAQAGNPTLLNQIYTELHITEGDSREVNDQHEVQQIEAASWKPQSPETTIRCEDIFKPLPGRDEPVRTLVTKGVAGIGKTVLTQKFTLDWAEEKANHNIQFIFPFTFRELSLLKAKNYSLVELLHHMFTDIKEAGICSFKDFQVVFIFDGLDECRLPLDFHNNEILYDVTESTSVDVLLTNLIRGKLLPSARLWITTRPAAANQIPPECVDMVTEVRGFTDPQKDEYFRKRSRDEEQTSRIISHIKTSRSLHIMCHIPVFCWITATVLDHVLRIKEKAELPHNLTEMYIHFLLVQTKQGNVKYLGKTETDSVWNTETKKIILAMGKLAFEQLEKGHLIFYEADLKECGLDIKAALVYSGLFTEIFREERGLNQERVFCFVHLSIQEFLAALYVFLMFINSGVNLLTRRRLPLRHATRLKHLYQRAVDKALQSPNGHLDLFICFLLGLSLDTNQMLLRGLLKKTRSKPQIKDVLVQNIKRKIRDNPSPERSINLFHCLNELNDHSLVEEIQQYLRSGSFSENKLTPSQWSALVFILLSSRKDLDVFDLKKFSTSKDGLQWLLPVIKASKTSLLSSCNLSSRSCEVLASVLTSNTCNLRELDLSNNDLHNEGVKLLSEGLKSPQCELETLRLSGCLITEEGFAFLASALSNNPSHLKELDLSFNHPGDLALKLLSDGLRDPKWKLEIFKIDHCGKIRLNQAPLRYFCELSLDPNTADRNLQLSKDNKEIVVVQEKQPYPDHPERFDIWKQLLCSDDLTGRCYWEVQWRGRVRIGVSYRGIRRKGGSDECCIGWNNQSWSLYCSAQGFTAWHDNTPTDITTPPSSGSNRVAVYVDWAAGTVSFYCLPYTVSSIRRIHLHTFHCTFTEPLYAAFGFGRVLEFGNDSMLLSSSVALSQVVE